Below is a window of Niabella agricola DNA.
GTATTTGGTAAAACAGATGCCCGGATGTACTTCCAACTGCTTCCTGCAAACGGCAAGAAAACACTGGCAGGTGCTCCGGGAAAACGCTATATCGATTCCATTGTGCTGAGCCTGCGTTATGCCGGTACCTATGGAGATACGGCACTGGCGCAAACCATACAGGTATCGGAGATCAATCAGGCAACACAGTTTCATTTGTATAATACCCGGGATACGAACGTAGCCTATTCCGTGCGCGACAACAGCTGGTTAACCACTGCAGGGGTATTGGGAAATGCAAGCATTGTGCCGTTCAAGTTAAAAGATTCTACTACGGACATTCGTGTGAAGGATACCATAAAGATTGCCAACCAGTTGCGCATACGATTGAATCAGGCTTTTGGTCAGCGTTTGCTGGATTATGACTCTACAGGTGCCAATGATGCTTATTCTTCAGATTCTGTGTTCAAGACCAAGTTCAATGGATTTGCATTGCAATCTGTTAATGGTGGTAATGCTTTGCTTGGATTTGTGTTGGCAGATACCAATACCCGCGTTTCCGTTTACTACCGTTTTGAAAAGACCGATGCGCCGGGAGATATCGACACGGCCGTTGCCGTGCTGAATCTTGCCAATCAATCCGCCGCGGCAAACTATATCGGCCGCGATTACAACGGAACCCAGATCATTTCGGCTACCTCGGATGATATCCAGGATAATATCCTGTATATCCAGAACACACCGGGCTCTTATGCCAATTTGAAAATCCCCGGATTGAAGACCTTCCCCAAGTCCATCATTCATTTGGCGGAATTACAAATGGAATCCATTTATGATGCGTCCGACACCGTATTCAATGCACCTGGTAATATGTTCCTGGATGTATATGATTCAACCGCTTCCAAATATAAGCTGTTGCCCTATGCATTCCAGATCAACAGCTCGGGGGGCTTATCTGGATACGATGCCTTCTTCAGTGCGCGAACACAGGGACAAACCTACTATTACAAAAAAGATCCATTAAGCAATAACAGTATAAAACAATGGCGCTTTAATCTTACCCCGTATGTACAAAGACTGCTGACGGGGGCTGTGCCACTCTATACAATGCGTCTTTATGCACCTGCTTACAGCCGCCTGTCACTGGGAGATCCCGGCATCAGCGCCGACCTGGGGGCTGTGAAATTCGTAATTCCTCCGGCCGCGGCTACATCTGCTATCCCGGGAGTGGGAAGGGTGCGCATTGGCGGCGGACAACATCCTACCCAAAAGATGAAATTGCGGATCGTTTACTCAAAGCTGTGATCCTTAGCTGATATTATTTCATTTAAATAACAACGGGTGCTATATTTGCACCCGTAAATTTTTAATTATTTTTTAATAACCCATCGTTTATGCCGTATTTATTTACTTCTGAAAGTGTTTCTGAAGGACACCCGGATAAAGTAGCCGACCAGATTTCGGATGCGCTGATTGATAACTTTTTAGCCTTTGACCCGCAGTCGAAAGTGGCCTGTGAAACACTGGTAACTACCGGGCAGGTGGTTTTAGCCGGAGAAGTGAAGTCAAAAGCATACCTGGATGTACAGGAAATTGCCCGCAGCGTGGTAAGCCGGATCGGCTATACAAAAAGTGAATACATGTTTGAAGCCCGCTCCTGCGGCGTGTTATCCGCCATTCATGAGCAATCTTCAGACATCAACCAGGGCGTAGAGCGTAAGAAAAAAGAAGATCAAGGCGCCGGCGACCAGGGAATGATGTTTGGTTATGCAACCAATGAAACAGCCAACTATATGCCCCTGGCATTGGACCTGGCGCATACCTTATTGATCGAGCTGGCAGCACTGCGCCGTGAAAATAAAAAGATCCAGTACCTGCGCCCGGATTCCAAGAGCCAGGTAACCCTGGAATATGATGATAACAATAAGCCCATTCGTATCGAAGCCATTGTGATCTCGACCCAGCATGATGATTTTGACAAAGAAGCCAAAATGCAGGAGAAGATCAGTAAGGACATGAAGGAGATCCTGATTCCCCGTGTGATCAAAAAATATCCGCAATACAAGCACCTGTTCAATAATAAGATCAAGTACCACATCAACCCAACCGGTAATTTCGTGATCGGCGGCCCTCATGGCGATACCGGTCTTACCGGAAGAAAGATCATTGTAGATACCTATGGTGGTAAAGGCGCCCATGGTGGTGGTGCATTCAGCGGCAAGGATCCCAGCAAGGTAGACCGTTCCGCGGCATACGCTACGCGTCATATTGCCAAGAACCTGGTTGCTGCCGGTCTCTGCGATGAAGTACTGGTACAGGTTTCCTATGCCATCGGTGTGGCCCAGCCTACGAGTATTAATGTAAATACCTATGGTACGGCTAAAGTGGATCTGACCGATGGTCAGATCAGTCAGATAGTGGCCCAGCTCTTCGATATGCGCCCTTACTTTATTGAGCAGCGACTGAAACTCCGCAACCCGATTTATAGTGAAACAGCGGCATACGGGCATATGGGACGGGAAAACGCCGTAGTGGAAAAGGTATTTATAGCGCCCGATGGTAAAAAAGTAACCAAGAAAGTAGAGCTGTTTACCTGGGAAAAACTCGATTATGTACCCAAGGTCAAAAAAGCATTCGGACTGAAATAAAGAACCGGTAAATTTTGTAAAAGCTGCTCCAAAGGGCAGCTTTTTTGCGTTCCGCTGTCCATCTGCAGTGTCCCTGCATGTCAAACCCCGGAAGCACTGAAAAAGGGCGTAAAAAGTGGATAATTCCCGCTAAAAAACAAGCCTTCCGACGCATAAATACGGTCCGGAAAAGTTAAATTTGCATATCGTGCATTTTGCAGTATTCAGAATGATTTAGAATATATTAGATGGAAGAAAATTTAGATCCGCAGTCAACACAAGATAGCAATCGCATCATCCCCGTAAATATTGAAGAGCAGATGAAAACCGCCTACATCGATTATTCGATGTCGGTGATTGTTGGTCGTGCCCTGCCCGATGTACGGGATGGTTTAAAACCGGTGCACCGCCGCATTCTGTATGCGATGAATGAGCTGAACCTGAGATCGAACCGCCCGCACCGGAAATCGGCGTTGGTAGTGGGTGAGGTGTTGGGTAAATACCACCCACATGGAGACAGTTCGGTATATGACGCCATGGTGCGTATGGCACAGGACTGGAGCATGCGTTACACCATGGTGAACGGTCAGGGAA
It encodes the following:
- a CDS encoding DUF4270 family protein; protein product: MKKRHFFALGLFILATGLIVSCSKINLATELGQGLIPEVDNIHTFDTTLEVESFNKLFTAENDSFKTLWSDRQFLGVISNDPVFGKTDARMYFQLLPANGKKTLAGAPGKRYIDSIVLSLRYAGTYGDTALAQTIQVSEINQATQFHLYNTRDTNVAYSVRDNSWLTTAGVLGNASIVPFKLKDSTTDIRVKDTIKIANQLRIRLNQAFGQRLLDYDSTGANDAYSSDSVFKTKFNGFALQSVNGGNALLGFVLADTNTRVSVYYRFEKTDAPGDIDTAVAVLNLANQSAAANYIGRDYNGTQIISATSDDIQDNILYIQNTPGSYANLKIPGLKTFPKSIIHLAELQMESIYDASDTVFNAPGNMFLDVYDSTASKYKLLPYAFQINSSGGLSGYDAFFSARTQGQTYYYKKDPLSNNSIKQWRFNLTPYVQRLLTGAVPLYTMRLYAPAYSRLSLGDPGISADLGAVKFVIPPAAATSAIPGVGRVRIGGGQHPTQKMKLRIVYSKL
- the metK gene encoding methionine adenosyltransferase, whose amino-acid sequence is MPYLFTSESVSEGHPDKVADQISDALIDNFLAFDPQSKVACETLVTTGQVVLAGEVKSKAYLDVQEIARSVVSRIGYTKSEYMFEARSCGVLSAIHEQSSDINQGVERKKKEDQGAGDQGMMFGYATNETANYMPLALDLAHTLLIELAALRRENKKIQYLRPDSKSQVTLEYDDNNKPIRIEAIVISTQHDDFDKEAKMQEKISKDMKEILIPRVIKKYPQYKHLFNNKIKYHINPTGNFVIGGPHGDTGLTGRKIIVDTYGGKGAHGGGAFSGKDPSKVDRSAAYATRHIAKNLVAAGLCDEVLVQVSYAIGVAQPTSINVNTYGTAKVDLTDGQISQIVAQLFDMRPYFIEQRLKLRNPIYSETAAYGHMGRENAVVEKVFIAPDGKKVTKKVELFTWEKLDYVPKVKKAFGLK